A portion of the Magnolia sinica isolate HGM2019 chromosome 17, MsV1, whole genome shotgun sequence genome contains these proteins:
- the LOC131230325 gene encoding probable phospholipid hydroperoxide glutathione peroxidase isoform X3, with translation MGSHSTKTQGSIHDFTVKDARGNDVDLSTYKGKVLLVVNVASQCGLTNSNYTELTQLYEKYKNQDFEILAFPCNQFGSQEPGDNEQILEVACTRFKAEFPIFDKVDVNGDNAAPVYKFLKSSKGSLFGDSIKWNFSKFLVDKDGHVVERYAPTTSPLSIEKDMKKLLAVS, from the exons ATGGGAAGCCACTCTACGAAGACCCAAGGATCGATTCATGACTTCACTGTCAAG GATGCAAGGGGAAATGATGTGGATCTTAGCACTTACAAGGGAAAAGTCCTCTTGGTTGTGAATGTTGCATCTCAATG TGGGTTGACCAACTCAAATTACACTGAGCTTACTCAGCTATATGAGAAGTACAAAAATCAAG ATTTTGAAATATTGGCATTTCCATGCAATCAATTTGGTTCTCAAGAGCCAGGCGACAATGAGCAGATCTTGgaggttgcttgcacccgattcAAAGCCGAATTCCCCATATTCGACAAGGT tgatgTAAACGGAGACAATGCAGCTCCTGTGTACAAGTTCTTGAAGTCGAGCAAAGGCAGTCTCTTCGGGGACAGCATCAAGTGGAATTTCTCTAAGTTCCTCGTGGACAAGGACGGACACGTGGTGGAACGCTACGCTCCCACAACCTCCCCTCTCAGCATTGag AAGGACATGAAGAAGCTGTTGGCGGTTTCTTAG
- the LOC131230322 gene encoding probable phospholipid hydroperoxide glutathione peroxidase, with translation MASQPEKTQGSIYDFTVKDARGNDVDLSIYKGKVLLIVNVASQCGLTNSNYTELNQLYDKYRNQDFEILAFPCNQFGSQEPGDNEQILDFVCTRFKAEFPIFDKVDVNGDDAAPVYKFLKSSKGGIFGDSIEWNFSKFLVDKDGNVVNHYKPEITPLSFEEDIKKLLGVS, from the exons ATGGCAAGCCAACCTGAGAAGACCCAAGGATCGATTTATGACTTCACCGTCAAG GATGCAAGGGGAAACGATGTGGATCTTAGCATTTACAAGGGAAAGGTCCTCTTGATTGTGAATGTTGCATCTCAATG TGGGTTAACCAACTCAAATTACACAGAGCTTAATCAACTATACGATAAGTACAGAAATCAAG ATTTTGAAATATTAGCATTCCCATGCAATCAGTTTGGCTCACAGGAGCCAGGAGACAATGAGCAGATCTTGGATTTTGTTTGCACCCGCTTCAAAGCCGAATTCCCCATATTCGACAAG GTTGATGTAAATGGGGACGATGCAGCTCCAGTGTACAAGTTCTTGAAGTCAAGCAAAGGCGGTATCTTTGGGGACAGCATTGAGTGGAATTTCTCTAAGTTCCTCGTGGACAAGGACGGAAACGTTGTGAACCACTACAAACCTGAAATTACCCCTCTCAGCTTTGag GAGGACATAAAGAAGCTGTTGGGGGTTTCATAG